A window of the Pseudoliparis swirei isolate HS2019 ecotype Mariana Trench chromosome 13, NWPU_hadal_v1, whole genome shotgun sequence genome harbors these coding sequences:
- the ginm1 gene encoding glycoprotein integral membrane protein 1 isoform X2: protein METTGLTLTIAMSLVSLLFASVTCTESSPRQLNTVKCQQQRTEPNPGDVDENILINVTAGTLADTQLQDSNNLQINLNISVGEEQVLVNDIPVELSGVTRFNCQALLYGINGSSEFESGDLVSTVTRVMVSQNRLYSDSEEVVALQVLSEVIEMEGKEVQQPDMCEVKILMSPDFQKLAQFTNIYPIGHSEIFRIPRENDVVVTDSPNPRKDEEQLISQTTSQYPLKHTETTQEEIAAPGKLPETPLRMDPDLLYDVRYDDDFDVREPSQPDQIQMETPPKESISSYSAMCQWVEGVRERLRRFSSESLPLFFLVMWVVVIGVVGSAVIVKILDMFFPTCEHKHIFHLNPVTLMPEDEKQTLLESIEIEEEEEEEEKP, encoded by the exons ATGGAAACGACAGGTCTAACGTTAACGATAGCGATGAGCCTCGTCTCGCTTCTTTTCGCCTCGGTGACGTGCACGGAGTCTTCACCCAGACAACTGAACACGGTAAAGTGTCAACAGCAGCGTACTGAGCCAAACCCCGGTGATGTTGAT GAAAACATCCTGATCAATGTGACGGCGGGGACGCTCGCAGATACGCAGCTGCAAGACTCCAACAACCTGCAG ATCAATTTGAACATATCGGTGGGCGAAGAGCAGGTTCTGGTCAATGACATCCCGGTAGAGCTGTCGGGGGTCACCAGGTTCAACTGTCAAGCACTTCTCT ACGGCATCAATGGAAGCAGTGAGTTTGAATCCGGGGACTTGGTGTCCACGGTCACTCGGGTGATGGTGAGCCAGAACCGGCTGTACAGCGACTCAGAGGAGGTGGTGGCTCTGCAGGTGTTAAGTGAAGTGATCGAGATGGAGGGCAAGGAG GTCCAGCAGCCGGACATGTGTGAGGTAAAAATCCTGATGAGCCCAGATTTCCAGAAGCTGGCTCAATTTACGAACATCTACCCCATCGGACACAGCGAGATCTTCAGGATTCCTAGGGAGAACGACGTAGTTGTCACAGATTCGCCAAATCCCAGAAAAG ACGAAGAGCAGCTGATTTCCCAGACCACCAGCCAGTACcccctgaaacacacagagacaacgcAGGAGGAGATTGCTGCACCGGGAAAGCTCCCAGAGACCCCGCTTCGCATGGACCCTGACCTGCTGTACGACGTCAGATACGACGATGATTTCGATGTCCGGGAGCCGAGCCAGCCGGACCAGATTCAGATGGAAACTCCGCCCAAAGAATCCATATCCTCTTACTCT GCCATGTGCCAGTGggtggagggagtgagggagcgtCTGAGGCGCTTCAGCTCCGAGTCGCTGCCTCTTTTCTTCCTGGTGATGTGGGTGGTGGTGATCGGCGTCGTCGGGTCAGCGGTCATCGTCAAGATCTTGGACATGTTCTTCCCGACCTGTGAACACAA GCACATTTTTCATCTCAACCCTGTCACACTTATGCCGGAGGACGAGAAGCAAACTCTGCTGGAGAGCATAGAaattgaggaagaagaggaggaggaagagaaacctTGA
- the ginm1 gene encoding glycoprotein integral membrane protein 1 isoform X1 — translation METTGLTLTIAMSLVSLLFASVTCTESSPRQLNTVKCQQQRTEPNPGDVDENILINVTAGTLADTQLQDSNNLQINLNISVGEEQVLVNDIPVELSGVTRFNCQALLLDGINGSSEFESGDLVSTVTRVMVSQNRLYSDSEEVVALQVLSEVIEMEGKEVQQPDMCEVKILMSPDFQKLAQFTNIYPIGHSEIFRIPRENDVVVTDSPNPRKDEEQLISQTTSQYPLKHTETTQEEIAAPGKLPETPLRMDPDLLYDVRYDDDFDVREPSQPDQIQMETPPKESISSYSAMCQWVEGVRERLRRFSSESLPLFFLVMWVVVIGVVGSAVIVKILDMFFPTCEHKHIFHLNPVTLMPEDEKQTLLESIEIEEEEEEEEKP, via the exons ATGGAAACGACAGGTCTAACGTTAACGATAGCGATGAGCCTCGTCTCGCTTCTTTTCGCCTCGGTGACGTGCACGGAGTCTTCACCCAGACAACTGAACACGGTAAAGTGTCAACAGCAGCGTACTGAGCCAAACCCCGGTGATGTTGAT GAAAACATCCTGATCAATGTGACGGCGGGGACGCTCGCAGATACGCAGCTGCAAGACTCCAACAACCTGCAG ATCAATTTGAACATATCGGTGGGCGAAGAGCAGGTTCTGGTCAATGACATCCCGGTAGAGCTGTCGGGGGTCACCAGGTTCAACTGTCAAGCACTTCTCT TAGACGGCATCAATGGAAGCAGTGAGTTTGAATCCGGGGACTTGGTGTCCACGGTCACTCGGGTGATGGTGAGCCAGAACCGGCTGTACAGCGACTCAGAGGAGGTGGTGGCTCTGCAGGTGTTAAGTGAAGTGATCGAGATGGAGGGCAAGGAG GTCCAGCAGCCGGACATGTGTGAGGTAAAAATCCTGATGAGCCCAGATTTCCAGAAGCTGGCTCAATTTACGAACATCTACCCCATCGGACACAGCGAGATCTTCAGGATTCCTAGGGAGAACGACGTAGTTGTCACAGATTCGCCAAATCCCAGAAAAG ACGAAGAGCAGCTGATTTCCCAGACCACCAGCCAGTACcccctgaaacacacagagacaacgcAGGAGGAGATTGCTGCACCGGGAAAGCTCCCAGAGACCCCGCTTCGCATGGACCCTGACCTGCTGTACGACGTCAGATACGACGATGATTTCGATGTCCGGGAGCCGAGCCAGCCGGACCAGATTCAGATGGAAACTCCGCCCAAAGAATCCATATCCTCTTACTCT GCCATGTGCCAGTGggtggagggagtgagggagcgtCTGAGGCGCTTCAGCTCCGAGTCGCTGCCTCTTTTCTTCCTGGTGATGTGGGTGGTGGTGATCGGCGTCGTCGGGTCAGCGGTCATCGTCAAGATCTTGGACATGTTCTTCCCGACCTGTGAACACAA GCACATTTTTCATCTCAACCCTGTCACACTTATGCCGGAGGACGAGAAGCAAACTCTGCTGGAGAGCATAGAaattgaggaagaagaggaggaggaagagaaacctTGA
- the ginm1 gene encoding glycoprotein integral membrane protein 1 isoform X3, producing the protein METTGLTLTIAMSLVSLLFASVTCTESSPRQLNTENILINVTAGTLADTQLQDSNNLQINLNISVGEEQVLVNDIPVELSGVTRFNCQALLLDGINGSSEFESGDLVSTVTRVMVSQNRLYSDSEEVVALQVLSEVIEMEGKEVQQPDMCEVKILMSPDFQKLAQFTNIYPIGHSEIFRIPRENDVVVTDSPNPRKDEEQLISQTTSQYPLKHTETTQEEIAAPGKLPETPLRMDPDLLYDVRYDDDFDVREPSQPDQIQMETPPKESISSYSAMCQWVEGVRERLRRFSSESLPLFFLVMWVVVIGVVGSAVIVKILDMFFPTCEHKHIFHLNPVTLMPEDEKQTLLESIEIEEEEEEEEKP; encoded by the exons ATGGAAACGACAGGTCTAACGTTAACGATAGCGATGAGCCTCGTCTCGCTTCTTTTCGCCTCGGTGACGTGCACGGAGTCTTCACCCAGACAACTGAACACG GAAAACATCCTGATCAATGTGACGGCGGGGACGCTCGCAGATACGCAGCTGCAAGACTCCAACAACCTGCAG ATCAATTTGAACATATCGGTGGGCGAAGAGCAGGTTCTGGTCAATGACATCCCGGTAGAGCTGTCGGGGGTCACCAGGTTCAACTGTCAAGCACTTCTCT TAGACGGCATCAATGGAAGCAGTGAGTTTGAATCCGGGGACTTGGTGTCCACGGTCACTCGGGTGATGGTGAGCCAGAACCGGCTGTACAGCGACTCAGAGGAGGTGGTGGCTCTGCAGGTGTTAAGTGAAGTGATCGAGATGGAGGGCAAGGAG GTCCAGCAGCCGGACATGTGTGAGGTAAAAATCCTGATGAGCCCAGATTTCCAGAAGCTGGCTCAATTTACGAACATCTACCCCATCGGACACAGCGAGATCTTCAGGATTCCTAGGGAGAACGACGTAGTTGTCACAGATTCGCCAAATCCCAGAAAAG ACGAAGAGCAGCTGATTTCCCAGACCACCAGCCAGTACcccctgaaacacacagagacaacgcAGGAGGAGATTGCTGCACCGGGAAAGCTCCCAGAGACCCCGCTTCGCATGGACCCTGACCTGCTGTACGACGTCAGATACGACGATGATTTCGATGTCCGGGAGCCGAGCCAGCCGGACCAGATTCAGATGGAAACTCCGCCCAAAGAATCCATATCCTCTTACTCT GCCATGTGCCAGTGggtggagggagtgagggagcgtCTGAGGCGCTTCAGCTCCGAGTCGCTGCCTCTTTTCTTCCTGGTGATGTGGGTGGTGGTGATCGGCGTCGTCGGGTCAGCGGTCATCGTCAAGATCTTGGACATGTTCTTCCCGACCTGTGAACACAA GCACATTTTTCATCTCAACCCTGTCACACTTATGCCGGAGGACGAGAAGCAAACTCTGCTGGAGAGCATAGAaattgaggaagaagaggaggaggaagagaaacctTGA
- the ginm1 gene encoding glycoprotein integral membrane protein 1 isoform X4 — METTGLTLTIAMSLVSLLFASVTCTESSPRQLNTVKCQQQRTEPNPGDVDENILINVTAGTLADTQLQDSNNLQINLNISVGEEQVLVNDIPVELSGVTRFNCQALLLDGINGSSEFESGDLVSTVTRVMVSQNRLYSDSEEVVALQVLSEVIEMEGKEVQQPDMCEVKILMSPDFQKLAQFTNIYPIGHSEIFRIPRENDVVVTDSPNPRKETTQEEIAAPGKLPETPLRMDPDLLYDVRYDDDFDVREPSQPDQIQMETPPKESISSYSAMCQWVEGVRERLRRFSSESLPLFFLVMWVVVIGVVGSAVIVKILDMFFPTCEHKHIFHLNPVTLMPEDEKQTLLESIEIEEEEEEEEKP; from the exons ATGGAAACGACAGGTCTAACGTTAACGATAGCGATGAGCCTCGTCTCGCTTCTTTTCGCCTCGGTGACGTGCACGGAGTCTTCACCCAGACAACTGAACACGGTAAAGTGTCAACAGCAGCGTACTGAGCCAAACCCCGGTGATGTTGAT GAAAACATCCTGATCAATGTGACGGCGGGGACGCTCGCAGATACGCAGCTGCAAGACTCCAACAACCTGCAG ATCAATTTGAACATATCGGTGGGCGAAGAGCAGGTTCTGGTCAATGACATCCCGGTAGAGCTGTCGGGGGTCACCAGGTTCAACTGTCAAGCACTTCTCT TAGACGGCATCAATGGAAGCAGTGAGTTTGAATCCGGGGACTTGGTGTCCACGGTCACTCGGGTGATGGTGAGCCAGAACCGGCTGTACAGCGACTCAGAGGAGGTGGTGGCTCTGCAGGTGTTAAGTGAAGTGATCGAGATGGAGGGCAAGGAG GTCCAGCAGCCGGACATGTGTGAGGTAAAAATCCTGATGAGCCCAGATTTCCAGAAGCTGGCTCAATTTACGAACATCTACCCCATCGGACACAGCGAGATCTTCAGGATTCCTAGGGAGAACGACGTAGTTGTCACAGATTCGCCAAATCCCAGAAAAG agacaacgcAGGAGGAGATTGCTGCACCGGGAAAGCTCCCAGAGACCCCGCTTCGCATGGACCCTGACCTGCTGTACGACGTCAGATACGACGATGATTTCGATGTCCGGGAGCCGAGCCAGCCGGACCAGATTCAGATGGAAACTCCGCCCAAAGAATCCATATCCTCTTACTCT GCCATGTGCCAGTGggtggagggagtgagggagcgtCTGAGGCGCTTCAGCTCCGAGTCGCTGCCTCTTTTCTTCCTGGTGATGTGGGTGGTGGTGATCGGCGTCGTCGGGTCAGCGGTCATCGTCAAGATCTTGGACATGTTCTTCCCGACCTGTGAACACAA GCACATTTTTCATCTCAACCCTGTCACACTTATGCCGGAGGACGAGAAGCAAACTCTGCTGGAGAGCATAGAaattgaggaagaagaggaggaggaagagaaacctTGA